The DNA sequence GCTGCCCCCCACTtatggggcagagctggggagggggacgCTGACCCCATGGGGGCACCCTTCTCACTTATGGGTCACCCCATATGGAAGCTCAGCCCTATTGGGGGTGGGGTCAccctatggggggggggggggtgtctcccCTTATGGGGTGCCCCACATTTCTGACCCAAATTTTCCAGCCCTGCATCGAGGACTTCGTGACCCCCATCCGCCTCTTGCTCACCatctccctgccccatagcgaCCCCCCGGGCCCCATGTTGCGGCCCAACACCTCCACCACCTGGATTGAGGTACGGGGGTTCTGCCGTGGGGCTCGGATGTGGGTCCCAGCCAGGCAAGGGGGGGCGGAGCCTAAACTCcagccccccccgccccacttTTCCACCCCATAGATCCCCTTTGAGAAGAACTGTGGGGCAGATGAGGTGTGCGAGTCCGACCTGGGGGTCCGGGCGCTGCCGGGGGGCGCGGCCCTGCTGGGTGTCCCTGGAGCCGAATTTGGGGTTCGTTTGGTTGTGGGGAACGCGGGCGAAGACGCTTATGGGGCAGCCCTACAAGTGCAGCTCCCCGCGGGGCTCTCCTTCCGCCGGGCCCAGGCCACACGGGTGAGTGTGGGGCACCCCACATGGGACCCTATAAAGGGTTATGGGGGCACACGGGGGTTCTTGTGGGGCATTGCGCCCCATAGATCCCTACCCCACATCTCCCCATAGGCCGGCGCTCTCCTGTCCAGCACCTGCTGGGACACTGTGGGGCAACCGTGGGGCCTGAGCTGCAACATCAGCCGCCCTGTCCTAGGCGCTGGTTGGGAGGTGAGTTATGGGGCAGGATGTGGGGTGAGGTGTGGGGCAGTGCCCCATAAGtcaccccccacacacacaccccaaatcCTGCCCCGCATCAGGTGATGGTGGAGCTGATGTTCCACATCCACCCCAACGCCTCGTGGGGGGAATCTGTGGGGCTGAGCGCGGCTGTCAGCAGGTGGGATCTATGGGGCAGAGAGACGGGGGGTGGGTATGGGGCTCTGTGGAGAGGTGACTCCACTGTGtgtcccccctgccccatagtGACAACGAGCCCCACGGCACCATGGGGGACAACGCGGCCTCTTGGGATGTCCCCGTCCGCTTCGCCCTCGATCTTGTGGTCACCTGGTGAGCCCCACACATTCCTGCCCCATAGAAActgcccccagccccgccggGGCCCCACTGATGTCTCTGCCCCACACAGGGACGAAGCCTCCACCCCCTACCTCAACTTCACTTCCCACTACCCCCAAAACAAGACACTGCAGCATCGCTATAGGGTGAGCCCCACAACCAcccccctctgccccacatTCCCCTCCCGTGCCATAGTGCTGACCCACCGCTCTGCCCCACACAGCTGGAGACCCTGGCGCCTCCGCCCCATGGCAGCCCCCGGCCGCTGCTGACGCCCTTCGTCCTCCTGCCCCTCACGCTGCCCCATGGCGTGACGGTGTCTGACCCACAAGTGCGAGTGGTGAGCGGtgcccctgccccatggcatgCCCCAAGGCacccaccccccctccccaaattaTAGGGGTTGTTTGGGGGAGGCCTTGCCCCACACTTTTCCCCCGCCTCATAGGAGCCAGGTGGTACCTGTgttgctgtggggcaggaggaggaagacgctgtggggcaggagctgcgGCAGAGCATCACCGAGGTGGGGGGCACGGGGACCCATATTGGGTTGCTATGGGGCAGGAGGACCTGTATTGTGTTgttatggggctgggggtgacTCCTCTATTGGTGTACTATGGGGTGACTCACACGCCGGGGGGGCTATGGGTTGAGAGGAACCCCACACATTGGGATGCTATGGGGCACAGGGAGCCATATTGGGGTGTGAGAATCCATATTGGGGTGCTTTGGGATGAAGTGACCCACATATAGGGATGCTACGGAGCAGGGGGACCCACACAttgggatgctgtggggcacagggagCCATATTTGGGGCGTTACGGGGTGGGAGTGATCCCCATAGATGAGTTCCGTGGGTGACCCACATATCagggtgctatggggcagggcCTCACCCTCTCTCCCCCCAGACCTGCTCCACCCCCCAcctgctgctcctccactgCCCCACGGTGCCGCTGCCCCACTCGggcctgctcctgctctccctccGCGCCAGCCTCAGCGCCCCCCCCGACATCCAGGTACCACTTGTGGGGCTGGGacatggtggggggggggggggatgtgtggggctgggggggggtccctcccccacccccctgacccctccccccccagcgccccgcccggccccgcttTTGCTCCGCCCTCTGGCTCGCCCCTCCCCCACGTTTCGAGGCCGCCCCCGAGTTCCTCCGCGCGCAGGTAACgacggggggggggaggggcgagggggggaggggcgaggggggaggggaagcccCTCCCCCCGctcacccctcccccccccacgCAGGGGGTCACGGAGGTGGAGCTGCTGCGGGACCTCGACCCCCGGCCCGTGTACGtggggggaggggtgggggggctgctcctcctcctcctcatcgCCTTCGGCCTCGCCAAGGTAACCCCGGAGCCAacgggggggggcgggggggaggggctTCCCTTGGCCCCTCCCCCCGGATtaacccctcccccccccccttagtGCGGCTTCTTCAAGAGGAACTACCGGGAGCGGCtggagcgggggggggaggggcgggggggggagtccccgggggagggggaggggcggggggaggaGCCGCcgggggagggggaggggcggggggaggaGCCCCCGGGGGAGGGGGATGCCCCCTCCTGAGCCCCTCCCCCACCCCGTGGGAACGGGCGGATCCGGCCCCGCCCCCCCGAGGCCCCGCCCattggggtgcggggggggaggggcctTCCCGACCCACAAGTGTCTtcgttcccccccccccccggccccacaagtgccccccagccccataagtAGCAGCCGGACCCCCCCAAGTGCTCTCCAGCCTCCCAAGCTCTGCCCAGCTCCACAAGTGACCCCCAAGTGAGCCCCCCCGCCCTATAGATGCCTCCCAGCCCCCCaagtccctccccagccacCCAAGCGCCCCCAAAGCGCTCTCGAGCCCCATAAGTGCCCCTGCCCCAAACGATGGGGATGTTTGACTTGGTGACAATAAAGGTGCGCTGACATCATCGGTGACATCACTGATGGCATCATCGATGACATCATCACTAACATGGCCCATCCCACCACCCCTCAGGCCACCCCCCCCCCGTTATTCCCGGTTCTCCCCAGTgggtccgggggggggggggaggagggaagggacgggaatggggggggaggggtcAGGAGGGGTTtctggggggggaggggaggggggagcccATCAACACCCACAGGAGGCCCCGGCTCCCATCCCCCACTGCCGGGCACTGACCCTGACCCCAACCCATCCCCCACACTGTGACCCTGACCCCTGACCCTGACCTAACCCTGACCCCGACCTAACCCTGACCCCTACAGCTGACCCGAACCCAACCCCAACCCTGAGCCTCATCGTAGCCATAAGAGCAACCCCTGACCCTGACCCAACCCCAACCCATCCCCCACTTCCTAACCCTGACCCCTGACCCTAACCCCAAAACTAACCCTGACCCCAACCCTAATCCCAAAACTAACCCTGACCTCTGACCCTAACCCTAAAACTAACCGTGACCCCAACCCTAACCCCAAAACTAACCGTGACCCCAACCCTAACCCCAAAACTAACCCTGACCTCTGACCCTAACCCCAAAACGAACCGTGACCCCAACCCTAACCCCAAAACTAACCGTGACCCCAACCCTAAACCCAAAACTAACCCTGACCCCTGACCCTAACCCCAAAACTAACTGTGACCCCAACCCTAACCCCAAAACTAACCCTGACCCCGACCCTAACCCCAAAACTAACCGTGACCCCAACCCTAACCCCAAAACTAACCCTGACCCCTGACCCTAACCCCAAAACTAACCGTGACCCCAACCCTAACCCCAAAACTAACTGTGACCCCTGACCCTAACCCCAAAACTAACTGTGACCCCTGACCCTAACCCAACCCTAAGCCTGACCCCAACCCCAACCTTAACCCAATTGTAACTTTACCCTTAATACTAACACCTACCAATAACCCTGACCTGACCCTGACCTGACCCTCACCTGACCCCAATCTGACCCTAACCCCACCCctaacccaaaaccaaacccaacccttACCCTGACCTAACCCATCCCCTTTTCCAAACCTAAACAAAACGGAACCCTAACACTGACCCTGCCCCACACCTGACCCCAACCCTGCCCCACACCTGACCCCAACCCTCATCTAACCCTGATCCCTGCCCCTAcacccaaacctgccccaaacctgccccaaacctgccccaaacctgcccccAACCCCCATCTAACCCTGATCCCTGCCCCAACACCCAAACCTGCCCCCAACCCCCATCTAACCCTGATCCCTGCCCCTACACCCAAACCTACCCCGAGCCCAACCCTAACCCCAGCCATaaacccagccccagccctACCTGCACCCTAACCCTGAACTCAACCCCAAACGTACCCCTAACCCATCCATAACCCCAACCCCTacacctaaccctaaccccaaCCGTGCTGTGGGTCCCCCATGGGTCCTTACAGGTgctgtggggcgctgtgggtCCCATGGGGCTGGTGGCGATGGGGGCAGCCAGAGCCGTCACCGTGGGGCAGCTTTGAGTGGAGTGTGAGTgacccacagcgccccataCACAGCACCCCATAGACCTCCTATAGCACTCTATAGCAGCCCATAGCAtcccatagacccccatagatACCTATAGcacccccatagcaccccctTAGCAACCCCCAGACCCTCACAGCACCCCACTTCGGGTGCCGTGCCCATGGTGGGTGTCCCCCATCCTCCTCCATAACCCCCCAtcctcctgtccccatccccatcctccctCGGTGTCGGGCACCCCCCATGCCCCCCCGGAGCCGGACACCGCTCGGGTTCCACATGCgcatttataataataataatattaataataataacaataataataataattacgGGGGACGCTGCGGAGGGGGAGGTGCCACCCGCGGGCACCGGGGGGGACGCGGCGGTGGCCTCGTGCCCCGGCCCCAGCCCTGATTGTCGCGGCACGTCCCATCGCCACGGCCCCACAGCGCGGCCCCAGGCCACCTCTCCATGTCATCCTCCAGAGCCATGTCCCCATGTCACATCCTGGTGCCATCCCTGCGGTGTTCCCATCGCATCCTGCTGCCATCCCCACGTTGTCCCCATGTCACATCCTGGTGCCATCCCTGCGGTGTTCCCATCGCATCCTGCTGCCATCCCCACGTTGTCCCCATGTCACATCCTGGTGCCATCCCTGCGGTGTTCCCATCGCATCCTGCTGCCATCCCCACGTTGTCCCCACCACATCCTGCTGCCATCCCCACGTTGTCCCCATGTCACATCCCGGTGCCATCCCTGCGGTGTTCCCATCGCATCCTGCTGCCATCCCCACGTTGTCCCCATGTCACATCCTGGTGCCATCCCCACGTTGTCCCCATGTCACATCCTGGTGCCATCCCTGCGGTGTTCCCATCACATCTGGGTGCCATTTCCACGTTGTCCCCATGTCACGTCCCTGTGCTGTCCCCGTGTCGCATCCTGGTGCCATCCCTGTGGTGTTCCCATCACATCCGGGTGCCATTTCCACGTTGTCCCCATGTCACATCCCTGTGCTGTCCCCGTGCCGCATCCTGGTGCCATCCCCACGTTGTCCCAGTGTCGCATCCTGGTGCCATCCCCGTGCTGTCCCCGTGCCACATCCTGGTGCCATCTCCGTGCCATTCCTCGGCCTTGTCCCCACATTGTCCCTCCGTGTCACATCCCCACGCTGGCTCTCCACGCTGTCCCTTGTCCCAGGTCTCCGTGCCATGTCCCTGTGCCGTGTCCTCGGGCCATCTCCATGCCACGCGCCAGCGTCACACCTCCGTGCCACATCCCTGTCCCTCCGTGCCACGTCCCTGTGCCACCGTGCTGTCCCCGTGCTGGCCCTTCGTGCCACATCCCCCCCACGTCCCCatccctcttcctctgctccgTCACCTCCTTCTGCCACATCCCTGCGCCAcatccccagccctgtccccGTGTCACATCCACGTGCCATGTCCACgtcccatgtccctgtgtcacATCCATGTGCCCCATCCACgtcccatgtccctgtgtcacATCCATGTGCCATGTCCACGTCCCATGTCCCCGTGTCACATCCATGTGCCCCATCCACGTCCCATGTCCCCGTGTCACATCTGCACGTCACATCCCAGCGTGCCCCATCCTCGTGTCATGTCCTGATGCCACATCCCCGGGACCCACGGCCACATCCtggccccatccctgtccccacacAGGGACCCTGCCACAGGGACAGTGGCAGccctggggaaactgaggcaccgGCCATGTCGGGGGTACACAGAGGGGACACGGgtgtccccctgccccagcatcATCAGAGGGGTGGGGACATCAGGTGGGACACACCAGGAGAcactgggatgtgctgggaCACGCAGGAGACACGCTGGGACGCAGCAGGATGCGGTGGGACACGCCGGGACACGCTGTGACACGCCATGCCACGGGTGTCCCACGCCGAGGCGGGTGCCGGGTGTCACGGGTGTCACAGACACGGGTGACAGGGACACAGTGGCACAGACACGGTGTCACGGGTGTCACGCTGCTACCTGGTGAAGAAGGGGAGGTGGTGCTGGCCGAGGCCGCCGCCGGTGCGGGGGGACTCTGTCCTGGCCATGACGTCCTTGAACCACGAGGCCACGTCCACCTCCAGCGTCTCGTAGCGCTTGATGAAGCTGTGCTCCTGCGGGGGAGCCGAGGGACACCGGGCTGGGGACACCGGGCTGGGGACACGGGGCTGGGGGCACGGGGCTGGGGGCACGgggcatggggctggggacatggggctggggatggggacagggggcTGGGGgcgtggggctggggacacgGGGCTGGGGACACGGGGCTGGGGACGTGGGGCTGGGGACGTGgggcatggggctggggacatggggctggggatggggacagggggcTGGGGACACGGGGCATGGGGCTGAGGACAGGGGCATGGGGCTAGCGGtatggggctggggacatgAGGCTGGGGACGTGGGGCTGGGGgcgtggggctggggacacggggctggggacatggggctggggacatggggctggggacatggggctgaGGACAGGGGCATGGGGATAGCGGTATGGGGCTGGCgacatggggctggggacagcgGCTTGGGGCTGgggcatggggctggggacGTGGGGCTGGGGACGTGGGGCTGGGGACGTGGGGCTGGGGACggggacatggggctggggacatggggatggggacggggacATGGGCCTGAGAACAGCGGCTTGGGAACAGGGGtatggggctggggacatggggctgggggcatggggctggggacagcagctTGGGGACAGCGGtatggggctggggacatggggatggggacaggggtatggggctggggacagcgGCTTGGGGACAGCGGtatggggctggggacatggggacggGGACAGCAGCTTGGGGACagggggctggggctggggacacaTAGGCACAGGGAGATGGATCCGGAATCAGGACACAGGTTGGGAATGGGGACACAGGTGAGCACAGGGACATggacatgggggacatggggacaaggACATGCAGACATAAGGACAAGGGACTGGGGACATGCACGGACACAGGGATAGGGACAAGGACATGGAGATACAGAGACACGGGGACAAGGGCACCGGGACATGGGGAATGGGGACGCACACGGGGACAGGGAACACGGGCACAGACAGGGGGATGTGGACACAAGGACACAGCGCTGAGGACAAGGACACAGGCACGGGGACACGAGGATGGGCACCAGAGACAGAAGGACACGGACACAGGGACACAAGAGTAAGGAGAcatggatggggacagggacatggggatgggcACCAGGACACAGGGGTCCACAGGGACATGG is a window from the Strigops habroptila isolate Jane unplaced genomic scaffold, bStrHab1.2.pri NW_022045601.1_ctg1, whole genome shotgun sequence genome containing:
- the LOC115603012 gene encoding proline-rich protein 4-like — its product is MSHPGAIPAVFPSHPAAIPTLSPCHILVPSLRCSHRILLPSPRCPHHILLPSPRCPHVTSRCHPHVVPMSHPGAIPTLSPCHILVPSLRCSHHIWVPFPRCPHVTSLCCPRVASWCHPCGVPITSGCHFHVVPMSHPCAVPVPHPGAIPTLSQCRILVPSPCCPRATSWCHLRAIPRPCPHIVPPCHIPTLALHAVPCPRSPCHVPVPCPRAISMPRASVTPPCHIPVPPCHVPVPPCCPRAGPSCHIPPTSPSLFLCSVTSFCHIPAPHPQPCPRVTSTCHVHVPCPCVTSMCPIHVPCPCVTSMCHVHVPCPRVTSMCPIHVPCPRVTSARHIPACPILVSCPDATSPGPTATSWPHPCPHTGTLPQGQWQPWGN